In a genomic window of Hippoglossus stenolepis isolate QCI-W04-F060 chromosome 15, HSTE1.2, whole genome shotgun sequence:
- the castor2 gene encoding cytosolic arginine sensor for mTORC1 subunit 2: MELHILEHSLKVASIEKEGIQVCTHALIKLAFLASRTRCKFFSLTETPEDYTIIVDEEGFKELPQSEHISVADATWLALNVVSGGGNASNSQPIGVTKIAKSVIAPLADHNISVFMLSTYQTDFILVRERDLPMVMHTLSSEFTLLRVVNGETVAAHNLGVTNGFVKPKLVPRPIIHPLSSPSNMFCVTSLDPDTLPSVATLLMDVMFYSGGPKEPGASSEDSSHIRFFSFSLIEGYISLVMDEQTTQRFPNNVLFTSASGELWKMVRIGGQPLGFDECGIVAQISEPLATADIPAYYISTFKFDHALVPEENIQSVIGALRTESASQ, translated from the exons ATGGAGCTGCACATTTTAGAGCACAGCCTGAAAGTGGCGAGCATAGAGAAGGAGGGGATCCAGGTCTGCACGCACGCTTTAATCAAACTCGCCTTCCTCGCCTCCAGGACACG ATGCAAGTTCTTCAGTTTGACGGAGACTCCGGAGGACTACACCATCATCGTGGACGAGGAGGGCTTTAAAG AACTGCCCCAGTCGGAGCACATCAGCGTCGCCGATGCCACGTGGTTGGCCCTCAATGTGGTGTCAGGGGGCGGCAACGCCTCCAACTCGCAACCCATCGGGGTCACCAAAATCGCCAAATCGGTCATCGCACCGCTGGCCGACCACAACATCTCTGTTTTCATGCTGTCGACGTATCAGACGGACTTTATTTTG GTTCGAGAGCGAGACCTGCCGATGGTCATGCACACGCTGTCTTCCGAATTCACGTTGCTGCGGGTGGTCAACGGCGAGACTGTTGCCGCGCACAATCTGGGAGTCACCAACGGATTTGTAAAGCCTAAACTCG TGCCCCGTCCCATCATTCACCCTCTATCTAGTCCCAGCAACATGTTCTGTGTGACCAGCCTGGACCCGGACACTCTGCCCTCTGTAGCCACCCTGCTCATGGACGTCATGTTCTACTCTGGAGG CCCCAAAGAGCCCGGAGCATCGAGTGAAGACTCCAGCCACATCcgcttcttctccttctccctgatCGAGGGCTACATCTCCCTGGTCATGGACGAACAGACGACTCAAAG gtTTCCAAACAACGTGCTCTTCACCAGTGCTTCTGGTGAACTTTGGAAAATGGTTCGTATCGGGGGACAACCTCTAGGCTTCG acGAGTGCGGCATCGTGGCTCAGATATCAGAACCACTGGCAACAGCCGACATTCCAGCGTACTACATTAGCACCTTCAAGTTTGACCACGCCCTG GTTCCTGAAGAAAACATCCAAAGCGTGATCGGAGCTCTGCGGACCGAGAGCGCGTCGCAGTGA